A stretch of DNA from Candidatus Binatia bacterium:
GCTCGGCTTCAAGAAAACATAGGCGGCACCCGGAGTAACCCCAAACGGTGCAGGTGACCCCACAACGACGGTGTCGCCAAAAATGGCCACCGAGAAACCGAAAAAGTCACTTCCCCCCCCGGAGAAGCGGTCAACTTCGCCACCTCCACCCAAGGGTCGATCGTGACGGGGTAGAGGGTGCCGGGGGTCTCGACGACTTCGATACCGATCGTGCTCGCGTCCAAAGTCAACCGCGCGGGCAGCTCGCGACCACGCGCGTCCCACGCCAGCAATCCGCGATACGACAGCACCGTCACGCCGCGGCCATCCCGCCATGAAATGGCGCGCCCTTCCCGGTCGAGTTCCGGCCGCAACGTGCCCGCATAGCCGATCTCGATGCGCACGAGGTTTTTGGCCTTTGGACCGGGTGGACGCGTTGCAACCGTGAAGCCCTGCTGCAAACCCAGCGGACCATTGACGTACCACTCCGTGAGGACGTCGCGCCGGTATTCCACCTGATTTGCCTGACTGCGCGGCACCACAGGTCGGATCGGGGCGCCGGGCTTCACTCCCGCGATTCCGAAGTAATGAAGTGCCAGATGCTCTTTTCCCCAACGCACCCGCACGCCATCCTTGCGGAATTCCGCATCGAAACGGTGCTGCCGGTTCTCCGCGCGCAGGAGCTCAGAGGATGAATCCCGCCGAGCCCAGTACTGCCGTTCCTCTCTGCCCAGCGACCGAGAGATCGCAGCCCGCTGTAGCAGGCTCAGGTTGGTTGCTCGTTCCTGCGTTGCAGCCCAGGCGGCATCGCTTCTCGAGCACACAATCCAGCATCCCACGAAAAGAGCGATAACCCGCCCATGGAACCACTGCGGAACCTGGTGACCTTGCATGGCATTGCCTCCTTGCCTCGACGTTCGAAGACGGCAAAGCCGATGCAGCTCCCACTAGCCCACAGGGGCTGGCCGCCTAGCACGTGGATTGTCGCGCGCTACACTGTCTACCCCGATTGCGTAATTGTGGATTGGTTACCAGCCGCGTGCCCGAAAATCGCAACGGAGTCAAGCGGGCGGGTCTTACGATCGCACGGAACGGGAGCGACCCTGGCGATTCTCCGGGCACCCTAACTGGTTGCTCCCGCCACATAAGAGAATTGCCACGGCGGGAGGTGGAGCATCGCTCTTGTCACGAGCCCGCAAAAATGCGACTAGGGGCAAGTTTTCGAACTCAAGCCTCTCGGGGGATTCTTTACATGATTCCAATTCAAAAGGTTGTGGTTCTCGGTGCCAACGGCACGATGGGTGCCGGCAGCGGTGAGGTCTTTGCTGCCGGGGGGTGCGATGTGGTGTTTCTGGCTCGCACCATCGAAAAGGCCCACGAGGGTCTGGTGGCTGCGCAAAACATGGCCAAGTCGGTCCGCATCGCAGATCGGATTTCGCTCGGCACCTACGACCAAGACATGGAGGAAGCCGTGGCCAAGGCGGACCTGATTTTCGAAGCCTTGGCCGAGGACATGGAGCTCAAGAAGTCTTTCTTTGCGAAAGTGGACAAGTTCCGGCGGCCGGACTCGATCGTGGCCACGGTGTCGTCCGGCTTGTCGATTGCCGAAATGGCACTCGGCAGGAGCGAAAGCTTTCGGCGCAATTTCCTCGGCATTCACCTGTTTAATCCGCCCAGCGTGATCGTGGGAACAGAGGTCATCCCGCATGCCGAAACCGATCCGCAGCTCGTGCGCGATATCGTCGAGCTGTTGGAACGCCGCTTCGGGCGCATCGCCATCGTCGCGGCAGACAAGCCGGCATTTGCGGGAAATCGCGTGGGCTTCAAAGTGCTCAATGAAGTGGCGCAATTGGCCGAAGAGCACGGCGTCGCCTTTATGGACTATCTGATTGGCCCGTACACCGGGCGTGCCATGGCTCCCCTGGCCACGATCGACCTGGTGGGCTGGGACGTGCACAAGGCAATCGTGGATAACGTGTACGCCCACACCAACGACGAAGCACACGAGGCATTCCGCTTGCCCGGGTACATGGAGGAGCTGATCGACCGGGGACACCTGGGTAACAAAACGCCCCAGTTCGGCGGTTTTTATCGGCGGGTCAAAGAAGGCAACCAAACCGTTCAGCTCGTGCTCGACCCGAAAACCGGCGCCTACAAAGACGTCCGCGATACGGCAGTTCGCAAACTGTCGTGGCTAGAAAAAATCCGCGACCTCCATCATGTGGGTCGCTACCGCCAAGCCTTGCACGAGTTCGTGCAGGCGGAAGGACCCGAGGCCGACCTCGCCCGCAAGGT
This window harbors:
- the fadB gene encoding 3-hydroxyacyl-CoA dehydrogenase, with the protein product MIPIQKVVVLGANGTMGAGSGEVFAAGGCDVVFLARTIEKAHEGLVAAQNMAKSVRIADRISLGTYDQDMEEAVAKADLIFEALAEDMELKKSFFAKVDKFRRPDSIVATVSSGLSIAEMALGRSESFRRNFLGIHLFNPPSVIVGTEVIPHAETDPQLVRDIVELLERRFGRIAIVAADKPAFAGNRVGFKVLNEVAQLAEEHGVAFMDYLIGPYTGRAMAPLATIDLVGWDVHKAIVDNVYAHTNDEAHEAFRLPGYMEELIDRGHLGNKTPQFGGFYRRVKEGNQTVQLVLDPKTGAYKDVRDTAVRKLSWLEKIRDLHHVGRYRQALHEFVQAEGPEADLARKVVFGYVSYALNRVGPDEVVREVRDIDRIMGFGFNWAPPSVLVDIIGRDEVIRQLERYKLPVPAVLRRVKAGEKMFREPHVNIGRFFAA